From a single Cryptococcus neoformans var. neoformans B-3501A chromosome 3, whole genome shotgun sequence genomic region:
- a CDS encoding hypothetical protein (HMMPfam hit to ABC_membrane, ABC transporter transmembrane region, score: 123.1, E(): 6.5e-34; HMMPfam hit to ABC_tran, ABC transporter, score: 265.6, E(): 8e-77), which yields MVVQDLAQSVFSSVSESLVEVAKNKNKNPPPPLILRHSLFFLPLFVSISALVLLLSWAVPKAYTFIRTKLYRQSYQPLLINDEELDVETEAVEVTPIPPSMPSGGLLADFKAHVRSMKEFGSVLFGLEILRTLCLCALLGLSIYATILAESPEEHQTVYEDGTVEDMAKQWGRKKNKKKKGKHSKSTVDDYSSLEWGEFGVSGFYLYTLIFSLLLLTLRPATRLRRHIITHLDSLLLLAFAVYAYRDIWPLFTFNLDPADINTPVTWARVAILTVSAVLIPLVRPRTYVPVDPENPSPPGEIHPEQTSPLLFYMFFEYMTGLVWKAWKTPALPYEDLHPLADYDRAEYLYKQHMDKLDPVRRKEKGLKPRNLVLSLASVFKKEIVMVSLMSALSAIFELSGSVGINQLLDYLEKDGKGHSLRPIVWIIFLFLGPTFGSLTMQFYIFTTTRSLVRSEALLTQLLFDHALRLRMKDQVDDDREKEVDSMTNGEGSAPLITVEDVEEVIDHAPGAPGEFHDRFDNETEEESTAQGNGKRKSAPQSTDATEVGSANGSNKDAAVDRKAAADEEARKSKGQGLAGKINVLMAADIESVIEGRDLALIFVYTPVQFVLCVVLLYRILSWSSLIGMLTMFITLPLPGLLTKLNAQFQQKRMLATDSRIDTITESINALRIIKMFGWEDRIKERVAAKREEELTLIWQRRLMNLFTTLLNTVLPVLTMTVTFAVYTTIQKQQLTAAKVFTSMTVFELVKGQLGMCFYLINSVVTAWVSVRRLDKFLHESEMIDEYSEGKLATIKPPEQLEAEQEGLIRIHNATFTWGSELYTSTEIPFRLSIEDTTFKKGKINLITGPTGSGKSSFLKALIGELHFEQKQGAFYHLPREDGVSYAAQESWCTSDSVRDNILFGEPFEESRYWKVISACGLEPDLKLFDDGDLTEVGEKGITLSGGQKARLTLARAIYSKTAVVLLDDIFSALDTLTSRWIIDNLLSGDLVKDRTILLITHHIHLAAPVADFIITLNEDGSVRSQGSIKEGTLDASELQEAEEAEEQELKEAKQGEKKVEEKPTTKLIQAEEKSEGRISRKALFAFFRTFGGPIFWFLYFGLLVGGQAMSSFETYWLGRWARAYDQAEDPRKVSVTFYLGLYFVFVLIGLVQLAASAIIFYMGAVKASREVHKRLVNTIFGAYMRFLDSTPVGRIISRFTKDMKSVDGSFTETFANVADVTVGLALKIIVVISLVPLFSLPAVFIGCLGGILGEMYIHGQLSVKREMSNAKSPLFSHFSAAFNGIVSIRAYGAQQKVRKEAQRRADKYTRAATAFYNLNRWVTIRLDMLGGLFAASLAAFLVYGPRLDASTSGFALSQAISFSSMILWWVRMVNEMEVQGNSVERIQDYLVIPQEPAFEESKQPPAAWPTSGEIVLDHLSAKYSNDGPLVLDNLNLTIKSGEKVGIVGRTGSGKSTLALALLRMLPTTGKVLIDGVDTGKINLHALRSNVTIIPQDPILLSGSLRFNLDPFGEHDDYELNDALQQSGLGATRQPGGIGAATPQRLTLDTHISAGGGNLSQGQRQLVALARALVRNSKVLILDEATASVDFDTDTLIQKSIRDLPSSCTVLTVAHRLSTIMDYDRVLVLGAGKVLEFDAPETLKKNSDSYFGKLCQAMEGKSSDER from the exons ATGGTTGTGCAAGATCTTGCACAGTCCGTCTTCTCATCTGTCTCGGAGTCTCTCGTAGAGGTTGcaaagaacaagaacaaaaaTCC CCCACCACCATTAATCTTGCGGCATAGTTtattctttctccctctctttgTGTCAATCTCAGCACTTGtactccttctctcttggGCGGTCCCTAAAGCGTACACCTTTATTCGCACAAAACTCTACAGACAATCTTATCAACCTTTGCTCATCAATGACGAAGAACTAGATGTTGAAACAGAAGCTGTGGAAGTGACTCCCATTCCCCCCTCTATGCCGTCCGGCGGTCTTCTTGCCGACTTCAAAGCGCATGTTAGATCTATGAAAGAGTTTGGTTCTGTGCTGTTCGGCCTGGAGATTTTGCGAACCTTATGTCTGTGTGCTCTTTTGGGTCTCAGTATATATGCCACAATCTTGGCCGAATCACCAGAGGAACATCAGACTGTGTATGAAGACGGAACTGTCGAAGATATGGCCAAGCAATGGGGCaggaaaaaaaacaagaagaagaagggcaagcaCTCCAAGTCTACTGTGGATGATTACTCTAGCTTGGAATGGGGAGAGTTTGGCGTTTCCGGATTCTAC CTCTAtactctcatcttctctttacTTCTGCTGACGCTACGCCCGGCAACCCGTCTTCGAAGACATATCATTACCCACCTTGactctcttctcttgcttGCTTTTGCTGTGTACGCCTATCGTGACATTTGGCCACTTTTCACCTTCAACCTCGACCCTGCGGACATCAACACTCCTGTCACTTGGGCTCGTGTTGCTATTCTCACAGTGTCGGCAGTGCTCATCCCTCTTGTGCGACCGAGAACTTATGTCCCTGTTGATCCCGAGAATCCTTCGCCCCCGGGAGAGATTCATCCTGAGCAGACTTCCCCCTTGCTGTTCTACATGTTCTTCGAATACATGACAGGATTGGTCTGGAAAGCTTGGAAAACACCAGCCCTTCCTTATGAAGATTTACACCCTTTGGCCGATTATGACCGGGCGGAATATCTGTACAAG CAACATATGGATAAGCTTGATCCTGTCCGacgaaaggaaaaaggtcTCAAGCCTCGAAACTTAGTTCTCAGTTTGGCGTCAGTGTTTAAGAAGGAGATCGTGATGGTTTCTCTCATGTCAGCCTTGTCCGCGATCTTTGAACTTTCTGGCTCTGTTGGTATCAACCAGTTGCTTGACTATTTGGAAAAGGACGGCAAAGGCCATAGTCTTCGTCCAATCGTTTGGAtcattttcctcttcctcgggCCCACCTTCGGCTCTCTTACAATGCAATTCTACATCTTCACTACCACTAGGTCCCTCGTTCGGAGCGAGGCTCTTCTTACCCAGTTACTCTTCGATCATGCCCTTCGACTGAGAATGAAAGACCAGGTGGATGACGAtcgggagaaagaagtGGATAGCATGACGAATGGCGAAGGCTCAGCCCCGTTGATCACggtggaagatgtggaagaagttATTGATCATGCTCCTGGAGCTCCAGGAGAGTTCCACGATAGGTTCGATAACgagacggaggaggaaagtaCTGCACAAGGTAATGGCAAGCGAAAATCGGCTCCTCAGTCGACCGATGCTACAGAAGTTGGTAGTGCCAACGGTTCTAATAAGGACGCCGCTGTCGATAGGAAAGCTGCTGCCGATGAagaggcgaggaagagcaagggTCAAGGGTTGGCGGGAAAGATCAATGTGCTTATGGCTGCGGACATCGAGTCAGTCATTGAAG GACGTGACCTTGCCTTAATCTTCGTTTACACCCCTGTTCAGTTTGTTCTTTGTGTCGTCCTGCTCTATCGCATCCTTAGCTGGA GTTCTCTCATTGGGATGTTGACGATGTTCatcactcttcctctgcccgGTCTACTCACTAAACTCAATGCCCAATTCCAGCAGAAGCGAATGCTCGCGACTGATTCCCGTATCGATACGATTACTGAGTCTATCAACGCTCTGAGAATCATCAAGATGTTCGGTTGGGAAGACAGAATCAAGGAGCGTGTGGCTGccaagagggaggaagaattgACCTTAATATGGCAAAGGCGATTGATGAACCT TTTCACCACACTTTTGAACACTGTGTTGCCTGTTCTTACTATGACCGTTACTTTTGCTGTTTACACCACTATCCAGAAGCAGCAGTTGACAGCTGCAAAAG TGTTTACCAGTATGACGGTGTTCGAACTAGTAAAGGGTCAATTGGGAATG TGTTTCTATCTCATCAACTCTGTCGTCACTGCTTGGGTGTCTGTTCGACGGTTGGACAAGTTCCTACACGAG AGtgagatgattgatgaaTATTCTGAGGGCAAGCTGGCAACCATCAAGCCTCCGGAGCAATTAGAAGCGGAGCAGGAAGGACTTATCCGAATTCACAACGCCACGTTCACTTGGGGTAGTGAGCTCTATACCTCCACCGAAATTCCTTTCAGGTTGAGCATTGAAGACACGACTttcaagaagggcaagattaATTTGATCACTGGGCCTACAGGTAGTGGCAAGAGTTCATTCTTGAAG GCTTTGATCGGAGAACTTCATTTCGAACAGAAGCAGGGCGCCTTTTACCACCTTCCACGTGAGGATGGAGTGTCGTACGCTGCTCAGGAAAGTTGGTGTACCTCCGACTCTGTTCGGGACAACATTCTTTTCGGCGAACCTTTTGAGGAATCCAGGTACTGGAAAGTTATCAGCGCTTGTGGTCTTGAGCCTGATTTGAAGCTGTTCGATGATGGCGACTTAACGGAAGTTGGCGAGAAAGGCATTACCCTCAGTGGTGGTCAAAAAGCGAGGCTCACTTTGGCTAGGGCGATATATTCCAAGACTGCGGTCGTCTTACTTGATG ACATTTTCTCTGCATTAGACACCCTTACGTCCAGATGGATCATCGACAATCTTTTGAGTGGTGACCTCGTCAAGGACAGGACTATTTTGCTTATC ACTCATCACATTCATCTTGCCGCTCCGGTGGCCGATTTCATCATCACGCTCAATGAAGATGGCAGTGTTCGCAGCCAGGGCTCTATCAAGGAGGGTACCCTCGACGCAAGCGAACTTCAAGAAGCCGAAGAGGCCGAGGAACAGGAGCTCAAAGAGGCCAAGcaaggggagaagaaggttgaagagaagCCTACCACTAAACTTATTCAGGCTGAAGAAAAaagcgaaggaagaatttCCAGGAAAGCATTGTTCGCATTCTTCAG AACATTCGGTGGTCCCATCTTCTGGTTCCTCTACTTTGGTCTTCTTGTCGGCGGCCAGGCCATGTCGTCCTTTGAAACATACTGGCTGGGTCGTTGGGCCCGAGCTTACGATCAAGCAGAGGATCCAAGAAAGGTCTCTGTGACGTTTTATCTAGGCTTGTATTTTGTCTTCGTTCTCATCGGTCTCGTGCAGCTTGCAGCTTCAGCCATTATTTTCTATATGGGTGCCGTGAAGGCGTCGCGAGAGGTTCACAAGCGTTTGGTGAACACAATATTTGGCGCCTATATGAGGTTTTTGGATTCGACTCCGGTTGGAAGGATTATCAGTCGTTTCACTAAGGATATGAAGTCCGTTGACGGCTCTTTCACCGAA ACTTTTGCAAACGTTGCCGATGTGACCGTTGGATTGGCACTGAAGATTATTGTTGTCATTTCGCTTGTCCCATTGttctctcttcctgcgGTC TTCATTGGTTGTCTGGGCGGTATTTTGGGTGAGATGTACATTCATGGCCAACTCAGCGTGAAG CGAGAGATGTCTAATGCCAAGAGCCCCTTGTTCTCGCATTTCTCTGCCGCCTTCAATGGTATCGTGTCCATCAGAGCTTACGGGGCCCAGCAGAAGGTCAGAAAGGAAGCCCAGAGGAGAGCTGACAAGTATACTAGAGCAGCAACTGCT TT CTACAATCTTAATCGTTGGGTAACCATTCGACTTGACATGCTTGGCGGCTTGTTCGCAGCTTCGCTCGCTGCCTTCTTGGTATATGGCCCTAGGCTCGACGCGTCTACCTCTGGCTTCGCTCTTTCTCAAGCCATttcattctcatccatGATTCTC TGGTGGGTCAGGATGGTCAACGAGATGGAAGTTCAAGGAAACTCTGTCGAA CGTATTCAAGACTATTTAGTCATCCCTCAAGAACCCGCTTTTGAAGAGTCCAAGCAACCTCCCGCAGCTTGGCCTACATCCGGAGAGATTGTTCTTGATCATCTTTCTGCCAAATACTCTAATGATGGGCCGCTCGTCCTTGACAACCTTAATCTTACGATCAAAAGCGGCGAGAAGGTTGGCATCGTGGGAAGGACTGGTAGTGGCAAGTCGACCCTTGCCTTAGCtttgttgaggatgttgcCCACAACTGGAAAGGTTTTGATCGATGGAGTCGATACGGGAAAGATCAACTTGCATGCGTTGAGGTCAAATGTGACCATCATCCCTCAAGATCCT ATCCTGCTTTCAGGCAGCCTCCGTTTCAATCTTGATCCCTTTGGCGAACATGACGATTACGAGCTCAACGATGCTCTTCAACAGTCTGGCCTTGGTGCTACCCGCCAGCCTGGTGGTATTGGCGCGGCTACACCTCAGCGATTAACCCTCGACACCCATATTTCcgctggtggtggtaaCTTGAGTCAAGGCCAGAGGCAGCTTGTGGCGTTGGCGAGAGCTCTGGTGAGAAATAGCAAGGTCCTCATACTTGATGAG GCGACAGCGTCTGTTGACTTTGACACGGACACACTAATTCAAAAGTCTATTCGCGACCTGCCTTCCTCGTGCACTGTCCTTACAGTCGCCCACCGGCTTTCAACCATCATGGACTATGACCGAGTCCTCGTCTTAGGAGCGGGAAAAGTGTTGGAATTTGATGCGCCCGAAACATTGAAAAAGAATAGCGATAGCTACTTTGGAAAGTTGTGTCAGGCgatggaggggaagagtaGCGACGAGCGTTGA
- a CDS encoding hypothetical protein (HMMPfam hit to Rhodanese, Rhodanese-like domain, score: 71.4, E(): 2.3e-18) — MALFGSSPLVDAFPSPRFSEPPSPTKTETDLPIDVDQSFNSSLSLSDSPYFSPTPSMAVGAKSAGSSSMLSAAPPSFSLKCKQPEAAPTQVKPPLQSKSTTETTLGSGQLSRGRSFGMDITNNVLHQPDSNIRNNKGKMLPPAVPEARMLKANASVPMQWTSSNEELGECSKNSSLFGVPRTESDPAISGSPLSSLSRDDSAMQVDSPQIRSNSRPGSLMASPALGGPASCSSSPDLGSFFCDSPAPSSQAPPAKRRSLVSGPPASPSSGSPSAKRTSLGLGVSRPPLDKTASSSALLFGGGRANTVASRRGPSYKRPTLGPLAAPSCDASRTASTNSAFPILYGPPKQTLGQSGTFPRAANAPMRRAYSVCDQNTANEMDDDDSEFENSPCVGAHAEYARRYGARMGPRIDGSPGFKSVRASIAASGEGVVSPLHKGKKTSPYGPGGLPGFGDNEIDGKILPCHKVKEDGLVRITPDTLDELLSGKYSHKIKRYHVLDCRFDYEYDGGHIAGAINVKSMDALDKLLLSEADGIHADGECLPRPSRSGQLEDGQPVVLIFHCEFSAKRAPTFAKHLRSRDRLLNNAIYPKIYYPEVYILEGGYCGFYQTRPERCDPKGYTPMDDPKHFERRDSDLHDFRKFSRTRSFTYGEQQQPSSRALLPCPPLAFAAASAAAARRIGAQGGSTSGNNTIKEEDDQDNSSSPHPGDSSAEMDTDASPCPRAVLSLGQPPIFGSAKTRVLGRVGFSRVASYAGTTTIPAPRP, encoded by the exons ATGGCGCTCTTCGGCTCTTCACCGCTCGTGGACgcctttccatctcctcgatTTTCCGAACCTCCTTCACCCACCAAAACGGAGACCGATCTCCCCATCGATGTCGATCAATCCTTCAACTCGTCCTTGTCGCTTAGCGACTCACCCTACTTTTCCCCTACTCCTTCCATGGCTGTGGGTGCCAAATCTGCTGGGTCGTCCAGTATGCTCTCTGccgctcctccttctttctcactGAAGTGTAAGCAACCTGAGGCTGCTCCGACTCAAGTAAAACCACCGTTACAGTCGAAAAGTACCACTGAGACGACGCTTGGTTCCGGACAGTTGAGCCGAGGGCGCTCCTTTGGGATGGACATCACTAACAATGTTCTGCACCAGCCAGACTCCAATATAAGGAAcaacaagggcaagatgCTCCCTCCAGCAGTGCCCGAAGCCAGGATGTTAAAAGCCAATGCGTCTGTACCTATGCAATGGACGTCATCTAACGAGGAATTGGGTGAATGCTCCAAGAATTCGTCTCTATTTGGTGTCCCCAGGACGGAG AGTGACCCCGCTATTTCAGggtctcctctctcttccttgaGTCGGGATGACAGCGCCATGCAGGTTGACTCACCCCAAATCAGGTCAAACTCTCGACCAGGATCGCTCATGGCATCACCTGCGCTAGGCGGACCTGCATCATGTTCAAGTTCTCCTGACCTCGGGTCATTCTTTTGTGACTCACCTgctccatcatctcaagCGCCACCCGCTAAGCGACGTAGCCTTGTCAGTGGCCCTCCAGCGTCCCCTTCGTCTGGTTCCCCTTCAGCCAAACGCACATCTTTAGGGCTCGGTGTCTCACGCCCTCCTTTAGACAAGACTGCTTCATCTAGTGCACTGCTCTTTGGAGGGGGAAGGGCGAATACAGTGGCTTCTCGGCGTGGACCTTCCTATAAAAGACCTACTCTTGGTCCGCTTGCGGCTCCATCCTGCGATGCCAGTAGAACTGCTTCAACCAACTCTGCCTTCCCCATCCTATACGGGCCACCTAAGCAGACCCTCGGCCAATCTGGTACATTTCCTCGTGCAGCCAATGCACCTATGCGACGAGCTTACTCTGTATGTGACCAAAACACTGCAAACGAGATGGACGACGACGATAGCGAATTTGAAAACTCCCCTTGTGTTGGTGCTCACGCTGAATATGCACGGAGATACGGTGCACGCATGGGCCCCAGAATTGATGGGTCGCCCGGATTCAAGTCCGTCCGAGCTTCTATTGCCGCGTCGGGTGAAGGTGTCGTCAGTCCACTTCataaaggaaagaaaacgAGCCCTTATGGGCCTGGAGGGCTACCTGGGTTCGGAGATAATGAAATAGATGGAAAAATCTTGCCCTGTCACAAGGTAAAAGAGGATGGTTTGGTGAGGATTACACCCGATACC CTTGACGAGCTGCTCAGCGGCAAGTACTCACATAAGATCAAGCGCTACCATGTCCTCGATTGTCGGTTCGATTATGAGTACGATGGTGGTCACATTGCTGGCGCAATCAATGTGAAGTCCATGGACGCCCTTGACAAATTGCTTCTTTCTGAGGCTGATGGAATTCACGCCGACGGCGAATGTCTGCCGAGACCCAGTCGAAGTGGGCAACTTGAAGATGGCCAACCAGTAGTCCTTATATTCCATTGTGAATTTAGCGCCAAACGAGCCCCTACTTTCGCCAAACATCTCAGGTCTCGAGACCGTCTGCTCAACAATGCCATTTATCCTAAGATATACTATCCCGAAGTTTACATCCTCGAGGGCGGTTATTGTGGGTTTTACCAGACTCGACCGGAACGTTGTGATCCCAAGGGCTACACGCCCATGGACGATCCCAAGCACTTTGAACGTCGAGACTCAGATTTGCACGACTTTCGCAAGTTCAGCCGCACTCGGTCGTTCACTTATGGCGAGCAACAGCAACCTTCCTCTCGCGCCCTACTCCCATGTCCTCCTCTCGCTTTTGCTGCGGCTTcggctgctgctgctcgtCGGATCGGCGCTCAGGGGGGGAGTACCAGTGGTAACAATACaatcaaagaagaggacgaccAGGATAACAGCTCCTCACCGCATCCGGGGGATAGCAGTGCGGAGATGGATACCGACGCTAGCCCTTGCCCACGTGCGGTCTTGAGTCTCGGTCAACCGCCGATTTTTGGCTCAGCGAAGACACGAGTGCTGGGGAGAGTAGGGTTCAGCCGTGTCGCTTCTTATGCTGGTACTACCACCATTCCTGCTCCACGACCGTAA